Proteins encoded within one genomic window of Pseudomonadales bacterium:
- the dapE gene encoding succinyl-diaminopimelate desuccinylase, which yields MPDPIATLELAMELMRCPSVTPRDAGCQQLIGERLAQIGFRLEPLPFGEVENLWARRGSTAPLLLFAGHTDVVPTGPVEAWSSPPFVPTLVDGILRGRGAADMKGSLSAMVTACEAFVAHHPQHRGSIAFLLTSDEEGPSVDGTVRVVETLMAREERIDFALVGEPSSDQRLGDVVKNGRRGSLNGWIKVIGKQGHIAYPQLADNPIQPLARALAELSAIEWDRGNAFFPPTSFQISNISGGTGVTNVIPGTAEAVINFRYSTEVTAEQLEQQVEAVLARHAHHFKIDWVRNGLPFLTGEGPFLDAVSAAVQTVTGQAPQLSTSGGTSDGRFIALTGAQVVELGPINATIHKVDEQVAVADLAQLAQIYFELLVRVLGTD from the coding sequence ATGCCCGACCCGATTGCCACCCTCGAACTGGCCATGGAATTGATGCGCTGCCCATCGGTCACGCCGCGCGATGCCGGTTGCCAGCAACTGATCGGTGAGCGGTTGGCGCAGATCGGCTTTCGGCTGGAACCACTGCCGTTTGGCGAAGTGGAGAACCTGTGGGCGCGGCGTGGCAGCACTGCACCGCTGCTGCTGTTTGCCGGCCACACCGATGTGGTGCCAACCGGGCCGGTCGAAGCCTGGAGCAGCCCGCCCTTCGTGCCGACTCTGGTCGATGGCATCCTGCGCGGCCGTGGTGCAGCGGACATGAAGGGCAGTCTGTCCGCGATGGTGACCGCCTGCGAAGCCTTTGTTGCGCACCATCCGCAGCACCGTGGCTCGATTGCCTTTCTGCTCACCAGCGACGAAGAGGGGCCATCGGTCGATGGCACGGTGCGGGTGGTCGAAACCCTGATGGCGCGTGAGGAACGGATCGACTTCGCGCTGGTGGGCGAGCCTTCGAGTGACCAGCGTCTGGGTGACGTGGTCAAGAATGGCCGACGCGGTTCACTCAATGGCTGGATCAAGGTGATCGGCAAGCAGGGCCACATTGCCTACCCGCAATTGGCCGACAATCCGATTCAGCCGCTGGCACGGGCCTTGGCCGAGCTGAGCGCAATCGAGTGGGACCGGGGCAATGCCTTCTTTCCGCCCACCAGCTTTCAGATCTCCAACATCAGCGGCGGCACCGGCGTCACCAACGTCATCCCCGGCACGGCCGAGGCGGTGATCAACTTTCGCTACTCCACCGAGGTGACCGCCGAACAGCTCGAACAGCAGGTCGAAGCGGTGCTGGCCAGGCATGCTCACCACTTCAAGATCGATTGGGTGCGCAACGGTCTGCCATTCCTGACCGGTGAGGGTCCATTTCTCGATGCCGTCAGCGCGGCAGTGCAGACGGTGACGGGTCAGGCGCCGCAACTCTCCACCTCGGGGGGCACTTCCGATGGCCGTTTCATTGCGCTGACCGGTGCCCAGGTGGTCGAACTGGGCCCGATCAACGCCACCATCCACAAGGTCGACGAGCAGGTGGCGGTGGCTGATCTGGCGCAGTTGGCGCAGATCTACTTCGAGTTGCTGGTGCGGGTGCTCGGCACCGACTGA
- a CDS encoding TIGR04282 family arsenosugar biosynthesis glycosyltransferase: protein MPVRILIFAKAPCAGIAKTRLIPALGAQGAARLAQRMLHHSVNEAIAARIGAVELCATPAIDDSAWAGQSLPRSISCSDQGAGDLGERMARAAQRTLHEGESLLLIGTDCPALDARRLQCAAQALQQVDCVITPTADGGYALLGLNRFHPSLFTEIPWSSNRVAAITLQRLQQLKWSVQTQPTLHDIDHPADLRWLPAQWPSAIELQADDMP, encoded by the coding sequence ATGCCGGTACGGATCCTCATCTTCGCGAAGGCACCCTGCGCCGGCATCGCCAAGACCCGGCTGATTCCGGCGCTTGGGGCGCAAGGGGCCGCCCGTCTGGCGCAACGGATGTTGCATCACAGCGTGAATGAGGCCATCGCAGCACGGATCGGAGCGGTGGAACTCTGCGCCACCCCCGCCATCGATGACAGCGCCTGGGCGGGGCAATCACTGCCGCGGTCGATCTCCTGCTCTGACCAGGGAGCGGGTGATCTGGGCGAGCGCATGGCCCGTGCCGCGCAGCGCACCCTGCACGAGGGCGAGTCGCTGCTGCTGATCGGCACCGACTGTCCGGCGCTGGATGCACGGCGGCTGCAATGTGCCGCACAGGCACTGCAGCAGGTCGACTGCGTCATCACCCCCACCGCCGATGGCGGCTATGCGCTGCTCGGACTCAACCGGTTTCACCCCTCGCTGTTCACTGAAATACCCTGGAGCAGCAACCGGGTGGCCGCCATCACGCTGCAACGGTTGCAGCAACTGAAGTGGTCGGTGCAGACCCAGCCGACCCTGCATGACATCGACCATCCAGCCGATTTGCGCTGGCTGCCGGCGCAGTGGCCGTCGGCCATCGAACTGCAAGCAGACGACATGCCCTGA
- a CDS encoding SDR family oxidoreductase, translating into MSNIRFDGRVAVVTGAGNGLGRSHARLLAARGAKVVVNDLGGDIFGSGNDKRAADLVVDEIKAAGGEAVANYNSVEDGDKIIETAVNAFGRVDIVINNAGILRDKSFAKMTEEDWELIYRVHVLGAFRVLKAAWPIMREQAYGRIVNTVSAAGIYGNFGQVNYSMAKLGLHGMTQSLAQEGASKNIVVNSIAPIAGSRLTATVMPPQLLEALKPECVSPLVAYLCSETNKDSGGLYEVGAGWIGKLRWERTQGVEFSSSGTFTPDDVASKWAELGDFTNSTHPTNTQESMAPAMKLAGLG; encoded by the coding sequence ATGAGTAACATTCGTTTCGATGGCCGGGTGGCCGTGGTCACTGGCGCCGGCAATGGTCTGGGGCGCAGCCATGCACGGCTGCTGGCGGCCCGGGGTGCTAAGGTGGTGGTCAATGATCTGGGCGGCGATATCTTCGGCAGCGGCAATGACAAGCGTGCCGCCGACCTGGTGGTCGATGAAATCAAGGCCGCCGGTGGCGAAGCCGTCGCCAACTACAACTCGGTCGAGGATGGCGACAAGATCATCGAAACCGCCGTCAATGCCTTTGGTCGTGTCGACATCGTCATCAACAACGCCGGCATTCTGCGCGACAAGAGCTTCGCCAAGATGACCGAAGAGGATTGGGAGCTGATCTATCGCGTCCATGTGCTTGGCGCCTTCCGCGTGCTGAAGGCCGCCTGGCCGATCATGCGTGAGCAGGCCTATGGCCGCATCGTCAACACCGTCTCCGCCGCCGGCATCTATGGCAATTTCGGACAGGTGAACTACTCGATGGCCAAATTGGGCCTGCATGGCATGACCCAGAGCCTGGCGCAGGAGGGTGCATCGAAGAACATCGTCGTCAACTCGATCGCTCCGATCGCCGGATCGCGCCTGACCGCGACCGTGATGCCGCCGCAACTGCTCGAAGCGCTCAAGCCCGAGTGCGTCAGCCCGCTGGTGGCCTATCTGTGCAGTGAAACCAACAAGGACAGCGGTGGGCTCTATGAAGTCGGCGCCGGCTGGATCGGCAAGCTGCGCTGGGAGCGCACCCAGGGGGTCGAATTCTCCAGCAGCGGCACCTTCACCCCGGATGATGTGGCCAGCAAGTGGGCCGAACTGGGTGATTTCACCAACTCGACTCATCCGACCAACACCCAGGAGTCGATGGCGCCAGCCATGAAGCTGGCGGGTCTGGGCTGA
- a CDS encoding NfeD family protein, with translation MTFEPLYWHWLTLGLLLAGLEIFIPSFTVIWFGLGAILVGLLTWLLPGLSITLQLLVWTGASITFAVGWFAFFKPRMVDHTRAGLSREAVLGEVGQVIELPLDHRRGKVRFSKPLLGADEWAFICEEKVQCGDRVIVLDVSGNTLIVKRKT, from the coding sequence ATGACCTTTGAACCGCTCTACTGGCACTGGCTGACCCTGGGACTGCTGCTGGCGGGGCTGGAGATCTTCATCCCCAGCTTCACGGTGATCTGGTTCGGCCTGGGGGCGATTCTGGTCGGGCTGCTGACCTGGCTGCTGCCCGGTCTGTCGATCACGCTGCAACTGCTGGTCTGGACTGGCGCCTCGATCACTTTTGCGGTGGGCTGGTTTGCCTTCTTCAAACCCAGAATGGTCGACCACACCCGTGCCGGCCTGAGCCGCGAGGCGGTGCTGGGCGAGGTGGGCCAGGTGATCGAGCTGCCACTCGATCATCGCCGCGGCAAGGTCCGCTTCAGCAAACCGCTGCTGGGCGCGGACGAGTGGGCATTCATCTGTGAAGAAAAAGTGCAGTGTGGTGATCGTGTAATAGTTCTGGATGTTTCCGGCAATACATTGATCGTCAAAAGAAAAACATGA
- a CDS encoding SPFH/Band 7/PHB domain protein, producing the protein METTVVILALLALTLLTLFKGVRQVPQGSKWVVQRLGKYHSSLSPGLNFIIPYIDSVAYKVTTKDIVLDIPSQEVITLDNVVIVANAVAYINILSPEKAVYGVEDYQLAIRTLVQTSLRSIIGELTLDEALSSRDQIKTKLKTAISDDIADWGITLKTVEIQDINPSQTMQKAMEEQAAAERLRRATVTRAEGDKTAAILQADGRLEASRRDAEAKVVNATGTTEAIEKISSAIGQNQLPLIYLLGERYVDSLNDMATSNNAKLILLPADIPAAVRGLMNAEK; encoded by the coding sequence ATGGAAACCACCGTCGTCATCCTCGCGCTGCTGGCGCTGACTCTCCTGACCCTGTTCAAGGGTGTGCGTCAGGTGCCGCAGGGTAGCAAATGGGTGGTGCAGCGACTTGGCAAGTACCACAGCTCGCTGTCACCCGGACTCAACTTCATAATCCCCTACATCGACAGCGTCGCCTACAAGGTGACCACCAAGGACATCGTGCTCGACATTCCGTCGCAGGAGGTGATCACGCTCGACAACGTCGTGATCGTCGCCAATGCGGTGGCTTACATCAACATCCTCTCGCCAGAGAAGGCGGTTTATGGGGTGGAAGATTACCAACTGGCCATTCGCACCCTGGTGCAGACCTCGCTGCGCTCGATCATCGGCGAATTGACGCTCGATGAAGCCCTGTCATCGCGTGACCAGATCAAGACCAAATTGAAGACGGCCATCTCCGACGACATCGCCGACTGGGGCATCACGCTCAAGACCGTCGAGATTCAGGACATCAACCCATCGCAGACCATGCAGAAGGCGATGGAGGAGCAGGCCGCCGCCGAACGGCTGCGCCGTGCCACCGTCACCCGCGCCGAAGGCGACAAGACCGCCGCCATCCTGCAGGCCGATGGCCGCCTCGAAGCCTCGCGCCGCGACGCCGAGGCCAAGGTGGTCAATGCCACCGGCACCACCGAGGCGATCGAAAAGATCAGTTCGGCGATCGGCCAGAATCAACTGCCACTGATCTACCTGCTGGGAGAGCGCTATGTCGACTCACTCAACGACATGGCGACCTCGAACAACGCCAAACTGATTCTGCTGCCAGCGGACATTCCTGCCGCGGTACGTGGCCTGATGAATGCCGAGAAGTGA
- a CDS encoding trypsin-like peptidase domain-containing protein, translating to MTEATRRLTGLLLALLCVLPLQAAPPDTIARIKPAILGLGTHQPMGKPPSRLLGTAFVVADGRHAITNAHSLPEALQSDGVEKLVIFIGTAPQLKLREVRVIEVDSDHDLALLGFDGEPLPALRIGDSQQVREGESYLFTGYPIGAVLGLYPVTHHAMVASITPVAVPQISATRISSRMVRELRDPYVVFQLDATAYPGNSGSPLYDPESGAVVGVINKVFVQQSKEAAIEHPSGITYAIPGQHIRELLRRNGLL from the coding sequence ATGACTGAAGCGACGCGAAGGCTGACCGGTCTGCTGTTGGCACTGCTCTGCGTGCTGCCGCTTCAGGCAGCCCCGCCCGACACCATCGCGCGCATCAAACCGGCGATTCTCGGCCTCGGCACCCATCAGCCGATGGGCAAGCCGCCGTCGCGGCTGCTCGGCACCGCCTTTGTCGTCGCCGATGGCCGCCATGCCATCACCAATGCCCATTCGCTTCCGGAGGCGTTGCAGAGCGATGGCGTGGAGAAGCTGGTCATCTTCATCGGCACCGCCCCGCAGTTGAAGCTGCGCGAAGTGCGCGTGATCGAGGTCGACAGTGACCATGATCTGGCGCTGCTGGGTTTTGACGGCGAGCCGTTGCCGGCCTTGCGCATCGGCGATTCGCAGCAGGTGCGTGAAGGGGAGAGCTACCTCTTCACCGGCTATCCGATCGGTGCCGTCCTTGGACTCTATCCAGTCACCCACCACGCCATGGTGGCCAGCATCACCCCGGTCGCCGTGCCGCAGATCTCGGCCACCCGCATCAGCAGCCGCATGGTGCGGGAGCTACGTGATCCCTATGTGGTCTTTCAACTGGATGCCACCGCCTACCCCGGCAACAGCGGCAGCCCGCTCTATGATCCGGAGAGTGGCGCGGTGGTCGGTGTGATCAACAAGGTGTTCGTACAGCAGAGCAAGGAGGCGGCCATCGAGCACCCCAGCGGCATCACCTATGCGATTCCGGGCCAGCACATCCGCGAGTTGTTGCGGCGCAACGGACTGCTTTAG
- a CDS encoding MBL fold metallo-hydrolase, with the protein MAFLTFYGATRQVTGSCFLLEHAGHRLLLDCGMYQGGNETEAANREEFPFIPAEIDAVLLSHAHLDHCGLLPKLVKEGFRGPIYLTPATRDLLRLMLEDAAHLENKDTEWENRQRLRSGDEPIEPLFDLQDVDSVLRQCRSIDYQRPEQILPGVTVTFRDAGHILGSATVELQLASRDGRRRLLFSGDLGNSGSALLRDPEPIDGADLLLLESTYGDRCHRTLDATLQELKEILVTAHRSGGNVLIPAFAVGRTQELLYWLGQFDRQGDLPQQQVFLDSPMAISASEIYARHHHLFSPEEQRAFARTGSTEWESWLPKLRYSRTTADSMALNQIQGGAIIIAGSGMCSGGRIRHHLKHGLWRRQNHLLIVGFQARGTLGRLLVDGAQRVRLFGQEIAVNAKIHTVGGFSAHADQRQLIEWAGRLRDPAPKLFLVHGELEPMVTLQQAIHEQLGWFAGIPVRGQKIEL; encoded by the coding sequence ATGGCCTTTTTGACGTTTTACGGTGCCACACGCCAGGTCACTGGCTCCTGCTTCCTGCTCGAACATGCCGGCCATCGCCTGCTGCTCGATTGCGGGATGTATCAGGGCGGCAACGAGACCGAAGCGGCCAACCGGGAGGAGTTCCCCTTTATCCCGGCTGAAATCGATGCCGTACTGCTCTCCCACGCCCACCTCGACCACTGCGGCCTGCTGCCGAAGCTGGTCAAGGAGGGGTTCAGGGGCCCGATTTACCTGACGCCGGCCACCCGTGATCTGCTCAGATTGATGCTCGAGGACGCAGCCCATCTCGAGAACAAGGACACCGAGTGGGAAAACCGGCAGCGGCTGCGCAGTGGCGACGAGCCGATCGAACCACTGTTCGACCTGCAGGATGTCGACAGCGTGTTACGGCAGTGCCGTTCGATCGACTACCAACGGCCCGAGCAGATTCTGCCCGGCGTGACCGTGACATTCCGCGATGCCGGCCACATTCTCGGATCGGCCACCGTCGAGTTGCAGCTCGCCAGCCGTGACGGCCGCAGACGCCTGCTGTTCTCCGGCGACCTCGGCAACAGCGGCTCGGCACTGCTGCGCGACCCGGAACCGATCGACGGGGCGGATCTGCTGCTGCTGGAGTCGACCTATGGCGACCGCTGTCATCGTACCCTCGATGCCACCTTGCAGGAGCTGAAGGAGATTCTCGTCACTGCGCATCGATCGGGCGGCAATGTCCTGATTCCGGCCTTCGCCGTCGGCCGCACCCAGGAGCTGCTCTACTGGCTTGGGCAGTTCGACCGCCAAGGTGATCTGCCACAGCAGCAGGTGTTTCTCGACAGTCCGATGGCGATCAGCGCCAGCGAAATCTATGCTCGGCACCACCACCTGTTCAGCCCCGAAGAGCAGCGCGCCTTCGCCCGCACTGGCAGCACCGAGTGGGAGTCATGGCTGCCCAAGCTGCGCTACTCCCGCACCACCGCCGACTCGATGGCGCTGAATCAGATCCAGGGCGGAGCGATCATCATCGCCGGCAGCGGCATGTGCAGCGGGGGCCGCATCCGCCACCACCTGAAGCATGGCCTGTGGCGCCGGCAGAACCATCTGCTGATCGTCGGCTTCCAGGCGCGCGGCACCCTGGGTCGGCTGCTGGTGGATGGCGCCCAGCGGGTGCGCCTGTTCGGGCAGGAGATCGCCGTCAATGCCAAGATTCACACGGTCGGCGGCTTCTCGGCCCATGCCGACCAGCGGCAACTGATCGAATGGGCCGGCCGGTTGCGCGATCCGGCACCGAAACTGTTTCTGGTGCATGGCGAGCTGGAACCGATGGTCACGCTGCAACAGGCCATCCATGAGCAGCTTGGCTGGTTTGCCGGCATCCCCGTTCGTGGACAGAAAATCGAGCTGTAG
- a CDS encoding glycogen/starch/alpha-glucan phosphorylase: protein MDAINETELLSSTLDERTGLDKEALERAFFDHLFFSQGKFPALATMNDYYLALAYAVRDRLLHRWISTATAYTEQGARTVAYLSAEFLMGTQLGNNLLNLGIHAQAQEAIEEMGLDFRELLRQEEEPGLGNGGLGRLAACFLDSLATLEIPSLGYGIRYEFGIFDQEIVDGWQVEKTDKWLRFGNPWEIPRPEWAVEVKFGGHSEAYQDEQNRQRMRWFPSWVVKAVPYDTPVLGYRNNTANTLRLWRAEAPESFDFAVFNRGDYYGAVDEKIRSENLSKILYPNDEAIQGKALRLQQQFFLVSASLQDMLRILRQQKIALEQFHEKFAVQLNDTHPALAVCELMRLLLDDHRCTWEQAWSITRQSFAYTNHTLLPEALEQWPLALFQRILPRHLELIYTINDQFLESVRLRYLGDVERLARLSIINEQGERYVRMAHLAAIGSHAINGVAALHTELLKKDVLRDFHELWPEKISNKTNGITPRRWLFLSNPLLCRLISDALDPGWSTDLDRLRQLAPLADDAAFRQRWRSIKQHNKENLTRFIKKRFDTVINPESIFDVQVKRIHEYKRQHLNALQIIAHYLRLKNSPNSEFFPRTYIFGGKAAPGYHMAKLMIKLINNVAAVVNNDPDTRERMQVFFLPNFHVSNGERLYPAADLSEQISTAGKEASGTGNMKFMMNGALTIGTLDGANVEIREQVGEENFFLFGHTAEQIERLRASGYRPLDWLHGNDELQEVISLLRSGYFSRGDSELFRPLLDSLLHHDPYFLLADFGAYMECQDQVNRVYLDHPEQWTRMSIFNTAHSGMFSSDRTIRQYCQEIWRVRPVPIRLLDPDDIHAEMMQ from the coding sequence ATGGACGCCATCAACGAAACTGAACTGCTCTCCTCGACACTGGATGAACGCACCGGACTCGACAAAGAGGCGCTCGAGCGCGCTTTCTTTGATCACCTTTTCTTCAGTCAGGGCAAATTCCCCGCGCTGGCAACGATGAACGACTACTACCTGGCGCTGGCCTATGCCGTGCGCGACCGGCTGCTGCACCGCTGGATCAGCACAGCCACGGCCTACACCGAGCAGGGTGCCAGGACAGTGGCCTATCTCTCGGCCGAATTTCTGATGGGCACTCAACTCGGCAACAACCTGCTCAACCTCGGCATCCATGCGCAGGCGCAGGAGGCCATCGAGGAAATGGGGCTCGATTTTCGCGAACTGTTGCGCCAGGAAGAGGAGCCCGGACTCGGCAACGGCGGTCTGGGACGGCTGGCGGCCTGCTTTCTCGACTCGCTGGCCACGCTGGAGATTCCGAGCCTCGGCTACGGCATCCGCTATGAATTCGGCATCTTCGATCAGGAGATCGTCGATGGCTGGCAGGTCGAGAAGACCGACAAATGGTTGCGCTTCGGCAACCCCTGGGAGATTCCTCGCCCCGAGTGGGCGGTGGAGGTGAAGTTCGGCGGCCACAGCGAAGCCTATCAGGATGAGCAGAACCGCCAGCGGATGCGCTGGTTCCCCAGTTGGGTCGTCAAGGCCGTGCCCTATGACACACCAGTGCTGGGTTACCGCAACAACACCGCCAACACCTTGCGGCTGTGGCGGGCCGAAGCGCCGGAATCGTTCGATTTCGCCGTGTTCAACCGCGGCGACTACTACGGCGCGGTGGATGAGAAGATCCGCTCGGAGAACCTGAGCAAGATCCTCTACCCCAACGACGAAGCGATTCAGGGCAAGGCGCTGCGGCTTCAGCAGCAGTTCTTTCTGGTCTCCGCCTCACTGCAGGACATGCTGCGCATCCTGCGCCAGCAGAAGATTGCGCTGGAGCAGTTCCACGAAAAATTCGCCGTACAACTGAACGACACCCATCCGGCACTGGCGGTCTGCGAACTGATGCGGTTGCTGCTGGATGACCACCGCTGCACTTGGGAGCAGGCCTGGTCCATCACCCGGCAGAGCTTCGCCTACACCAACCACACGCTGTTGCCCGAAGCGCTGGAGCAGTGGCCGCTTGCCCTGTTCCAGCGCATCCTGCCGCGCCATCTCGAGCTCATCTACACGATCAACGACCAATTTCTGGAGAGCGTCCGCCTGCGCTATCTGGGCGATGTCGAACGGCTGGCCCGGCTGTCGATCATCAATGAGCAGGGCGAGCGCTATGTGCGCATGGCCCATCTTGCGGCCATCGGCAGCCATGCCATCAACGGCGTGGCGGCACTGCACACCGAACTGCTGAAAAAGGATGTACTGAGAGATTTCCACGAACTCTGGCCCGAGAAGATCTCCAACAAGACCAATGGCATCACCCCGAGACGCTGGCTGTTTCTGAGCAATCCGCTGCTCTGTCGACTGATCAGCGACGCGCTGGATCCCGGTTGGAGCACCGATCTCGATCGACTCAGACAGCTGGCGCCACTGGCCGATGACGCCGCCTTTCGCCAGCGCTGGCGCAGCATCAAACAGCACAACAAGGAGAACCTGACCCGCTTCATCAAGAAGCGCTTCGACACCGTGATCAATCCAGAATCGATCTTCGATGTACAGGTCAAGCGCATTCACGAATACAAGCGCCAACATCTCAACGCCCTGCAGATCATTGCCCACTATCTGCGGCTCAAGAACAGCCCCAACAGCGAATTCTTTCCGCGCACCTATATCTTCGGCGGCAAGGCGGCACCGGGCTACCACATGGCCAAGCTGATGATCAAACTGATCAACAACGTCGCCGCCGTGGTCAACAACGACCCCGACACGCGGGAGCGGATGCAGGTGTTCTTTCTGCCCAACTTTCATGTCAGCAATGGCGAGCGCCTCTACCCGGCGGCCGACCTCTCCGAGCAGATCTCGACGGCTGGCAAGGAGGCGTCCGGCACCGGCAACATGAAGTTCATGATGAATGGCGCACTCACCATCGGCACGCTGGATGGCGCCAATGTCGAGATTCGTGAGCAGGTGGGCGAGGAGAACTTCTTTCTGTTTGGTCACACCGCCGAGCAGATCGAGCGACTGCGCGCCAGCGGCTACCGGCCACTCGACTGGCTCCATGGCAATGACGAGTTGCAGGAGGTGATCTCCCTGCTGCGCAGTGGCTACTTCTCCCGCGGAGACAGCGAGCTGTTCCGACCGCTGCTCGATTCGCTGCTGCACCATGACCCCTACTTCCTGCTGGCCGATTTCGGCGCCTACATGGAGTGCCAGGATCAGGTGAACCGGGTCTATCTCGACCATCCGGAGCAGTGGACACGAATGTCGATTTTCAACACCGCCCACTCCGGCATGTTCTCGTCGGATCGCACCATCCGGCAGTACTGCCAGGAGATCTGGCGGGTCAGGCCGGTGCCGATCAGGCTGCTGGACCCCGATGACATCCACGCCGAAATGATGCAGTAG
- the folD gene encoding bifunctional methylenetetrahydrofolate dehydrogenase/methenyltetrahydrofolate cyclohydrolase FolD has translation MSAMLLDGKSLAQSCERQIAQRVIRLESASGGATPILATLLVGDDPASATYVRMKGNACRRVGMKSHAIELPASTTTEQLLAEIDRLNRDPDVHGILLQHPVPAQIDERRCFDAIAAEKDVDGVTCLGFGRMAMGEAAYGAATPAGIMRLLAHYQIPLIGKHAVVVGRSPILGKPMALMLLNAHCTVTVCHSRTVDLADHLRRADLIVGAVGIPAFIRADWVKEGAVVVDAGYHPGGMGDVDLEGVKSRVMAYTPVPGGVGPMTINTLILQTLEAAERAQRQREIPPVE, from the coding sequence ATGAGTGCGATGCTGCTCGATGGCAAATCACTGGCTCAGAGTTGCGAACGGCAGATTGCCCAGCGGGTGATCCGGCTCGAATCGGCGTCAGGCGGTGCCACGCCGATCTTGGCCACCCTGCTGGTCGGTGATGACCCGGCCTCGGCAACCTATGTGCGCATGAAGGGCAATGCCTGTCGACGGGTGGGCATGAAATCACATGCCATCGAACTGCCGGCATCGACCACCACCGAACAGCTGCTGGCCGAGATCGATCGGCTCAACCGTGATCCTGATGTCCATGGCATTCTGTTGCAGCATCCGGTGCCGGCGCAGATCGATGAACGGCGCTGCTTCGATGCCATTGCTGCCGAAAAAGATGTCGATGGCGTCACCTGTCTCGGTTTTGGTCGCATGGCGATGGGCGAGGCGGCTTACGGCGCGGCCACGCCGGCGGGCATCATGCGGTTGCTGGCACACTATCAGATTCCATTGATCGGCAAGCATGCGGTGGTGGTTGGTCGCAGCCCGATCCTCGGCAAACCGATGGCGCTGATGCTGCTCAATGCCCATTGCACGGTGACGGTCTGCCACTCCAGAACCGTCGATCTCGCCGACCATCTGCGGCGGGCCGATCTGATCGTCGGGGCAGTGGGTATTCCGGCCTTCATTCGTGCCGACTGGGTGAAAGAGGGTGCCGTGGTGGTCGATGCGGGCTACCATCCGGGCGGCATGGGTGATGTCGACCTGGAGGGCGTCAAGTCGCGGGTGATGGCCTACACGCCGGTGCCCGGTGGCGTGGGTCCGATGACGATCAATACGCTGATTCTGCAAACCCTGGAAGCGGCGGAGCGGGCACAGCGGCAACGCGAAATTCCACCGGTAGAATGA